The following is a genomic window from Micromonospora cathayae.
GGCGGCTGCGCCCGATCCCGGGCGGCACGCTGGTGGGTGTACCGGGGGATCTGGCGCAGGTGACGACGGTGGCCGAGCCCACCGCGGCGGCCGACGTCGACGCCGGCCGGCCGCTGCTCGGGCCGGACGAGGACGTGCCGGTCGGCGCGCTGGTCCGGCAGCGGTTCGGTGACCAGGTGGTGGACCGGCTGGTCGACCCGATGCTCGGCGGGGTGTACGCCGGCCGCGCCGACGACCTCTCCCTGGTCACCACCATGCCGGCGCTGGCCCGGGCGGCCCGTACCGCGCACACCCTGACCGGGGCGGTGCGGGCGGCCCAGGCCGCCGCGCCCCGGGCCCCCGGCGCACCGGTCTTCGGCACCCTGGCCGGCGGGCTGAGCCGGCTGGTCGACGCGGCGGCCACCGCCAGCGGCGCGACCGTCCGGCGGAACGCCACCGTCCGCGAGCTGACCCCGGTCGCGGGCGGCTGGCGGCTCACCGTCGGCCCCACCCGCGACCCGGAGCACGTCGAGGTCGACGCGGTGGTGCTGGCCGTGCCGGCCCGCCCGGCCGCCCGGCTGCTGGCCGGCCCGGCCCCGCAGGTGGCGGGGACCGTCGGCGGGCTCGACTACGCCAGCGTCGCGCTGGTCACCCTGGCCCTGCCCGAGCCGGAGCTGCCCGCCCTGTCCGGGTTCCTGGTGCCCGGCACCGAGGGGCTGCTGATCAAGGCGGCCACCTTCTTCACCACCAAGTGGGGGCACCTGCGCCGGCCGGACGGGGTGGCGCTGGTGCGGGCCTCGGTGGGTCGGTACGGCGAGGAGCGGCAGTTGCAGCTCCCCGACGCGGAGCTGGTCGACACCGTGCACCGGGAACTGTCCGAGGTGCTCGGCGCGAAGCTGCCCACCCCGCTGGCCGGTCACGTGCAGCGCTGGGGTGGGGCGCTGCCGCAGT
Proteins encoded in this region:
- the hemG gene encoding protoporphyrinogen oxidase, which gives rise to MRRPWRIAVVGGGITGLAAAVRLRDRAPAGTDITVYEQSGLLGGKLRTGSLAGSTVEFGAESFLMRDPAGGESAAVTLVRRLGLTDGIVHPTVGQAALALDGRLRPIPGGTLVGVPGDLAQVTTVAEPTAAADVDAGRPLLGPDEDVPVGALVRQRFGDQVVDRLVDPMLGGVYAGRADDLSLVTTMPALARAARTAHTLTGAVRAAQAAAPRAPGAPVFGTLAGGLSRLVDAAATASGATVRRNATVRELTPVAGGWRLTVGPTRDPEHVEVDAVVLAVPARPAARLLAGPAPQVAGTVGGLDYASVALVTLALPEPELPALSGFLVPGTEGLLIKAATFFTTKWGHLRRPDGVALVRASVGRYGEERQLQLPDAELVDTVHRELSEVLGAKLPTPLAGHVQRWGGALPQYTPGHLDRVAAARSALRSAYPTLALAGAGYDGVGIPVCVRSGGTAAEEIISALEGSAR